The nucleotide window TCTGACTATTGCTGCCGGGATCGGTGTTGGCTAGTCTGTTCGCCCCGCGCGGGGCGGTCGGCAAGCCGGGGGATTAGTCGACACAGATGGTGGACGCCTGGGAACTTGCGGTCTTCATCGCCTATTTTGCGGTGCTTATCGGCATCGCCGTGTTTCGCGCCCGGCGCATGCGAGCGATGTCGGACTATGTGCTCGGCGGACGCAAGCTCAGCAGCTTCACCACGGCCCTGAGCGCCAGCTCTTCGACGACGAGCGCCTGGACGATCCTTGCCCTGCCGGCGCTGGCCTTTGCTGGGGGCGTGACCCACCTGTGGACCGTCGTCGCCCTCGTGGCCGGCAGTTGGATCTGCTGGACGGTGGTGGCGAAGCGGCTGCGGCGCTACACCATTGCGGCCGACGATGCGCTGACTCTGCCCGAATTCCTTGAGAAACGGTTTGGCGACACCTCGCACCTCCTGCGCACGCTGGCCGCGTTGCTGACGATTCTCTTTGTCATCTTCTATGTGAGCTCAGGCTTGGTCGCGGGCGCCAAGCTGCTGGAATCCGAATTTGGCGTCGAATACACCCCCGGCATTCTGATCACGTTGATCGCCGTGGCGTCCTACACGTTCATCGGCGGATTCCTGGCCGTCTCCCGCACCGACGTCTTTCAGTCGGTGTTGATGCTGGTCGGCTTCATGATCGTGCCGCTGGCGCTGATCGTCGTCGCGGGCGAGTCGTTGCTGCGCGCGGGCTCCGACACGCCGGGATTCTGGAATCCGCTGACCGATCCCGACAACAATCCCGTCACGCCGGTCATGCTGCTCTCCGCCGTTGGATGGGGCCTGGGCTTCTTTGGCTCACAGCGAATCTTGCAACGATTCATGGCGATCGAAGGCGAGTCGAGCATTCCCGCGGGGCGGCGGATCGGCACGATCTGGATCGCGCTGATGTACGCCACGGCGGTGGTGTTGGGCGTCATCGCGCTCCCCGCGCTTACCGAACTAGACCTGCTGGAAGCGGTGGCCGACCCGGAGCGGATTTACCTGGTGGTGGCGGTGGCGTTCTTCCATCCCGTCATCACGGGATTGCTGATGACCACGTTGATCGCGGCGGTCATGAGCACGGCGGACTCCCAGTTGCTCCTGGCGTCGGCGGTCGCGGCGGACGACGTGCCGGTGCTTCGACGGCTCACCTATTCCCGCGCGGCCTACGCGCGCGTGTGGATTGGCCGCGGACTGCTGGTCGTGATCGGCATCGTGGCGGCGGTGCTGGCGCTGGTGGCCCAGGAGTCGGTGTTGCAGTTGGTCACCTATGCCTGGGGCGGCATGGGCGCCGCCTTCGGGCCGGTGACGATCCTGGCGCTGTACTGGCGCCGCTTCAACCTCTGGGGCGCGAGCGCGGCGATCGTGACCGGCACGCTCGTGTCCTCGATCTGGTGGGCATCCTCCGGAGGCCCGGGCGGCGTGATGGACATCCACCCGGCAACCCCGGGGTTCGTGCTGGGGATGATTGCGGCCGTTGCGGTTTCGCTGCTCACGCCGCCGCCCGCGGCGGCGACGGTGCGGACGTTCGACCGGGTGATCGGCGAGCGCGAGGCCGCAGCCTAGACGCCGGGAGTACCCTAGGCCCCATGCCGCACTTCAGATCCCCGGCATGAGCAGCCTCACGGGCGCGGTGTGGGACATTCGCCGCCGCGCGCCGAAGGAGCTGTTTGCGCGGCTGGAGGACGTGCCGCCGCTGGCGGTGCAATTGCTTCACAACCGGGGCTACGGCGACGAGGCGGCGATTCGCGAGTTCTTAGACGGTCCGCTGCCGCCGCACGATCCCTATCTGCTCGACGGCATGGAGGCGGCGGTGGCGCGCGTGACGCAGGCGCTGGCGCAGGGCGAGCGCGTCTACGTCTACGGCGACTACGACGTCGATGGCGTCACCGGCACCGCGCTGCTGCTGGAGACCTTCGAAATGCTCGGTGCCGCGGCCACGCCCTACATTCCCGAGCGACTGACCGAGGGCTACGGCCTCAATCACGACGCGGTTGACGCGATCGGCGCGCAGGGTCCGGGGCTTATGGTGACGGTGGACTGCGGGATCGGCAGCGCCGATGAGATTGCGCGGGCGCGGTCGCACGGGATTGACACCATCGTCACGGATCACCACCCAGGCGACGGCGCGGACAACGGCGCGGTGGCGGTGCTGAACCCCAATCAGCCGGGCGGCGTCTATCCGTTTCCGGGGCTTTCCGGCGTGGGCGTGGCCTACAAGCTCGTGCAGGCGCTGGCGGAGGAGATGCCGGAGCGCCTGCCCTATCCCGAAGAGTTTCTCGATCTCGTGGCCCTGGGGACCGTGGCGGACATGGCGCCGCTGCGCGATGAAAACCGCACGTTCGTGGCCGAGGGTCTTGACGCGCTGCGCCAAACCCAACGCCGCGGCCTGCATGCGCTGGGCGAGATCGCCCGTCGCCCCGTCTCACGCGTTGGCGCCGCGGACATTGCCTTCGGCTACGCCCCGCGGCTCAATGCCGCCGGCCGCCTGGCGCGCGCCGATCTGGCGCTGCAGCTGCTGCGAGCCGGCCACACCGTGGAGGCCGAATCGCTGGCGCACGAGCTTGACAATCTGAACATCGAGCGCCGCCGACTGACACAGCTCGTGATTGACGCGGCCTCGGCGCAGATCGACCCGGCTGAGCCGTTGGTGTTTGCCATCGGCGACGAGTTTCCGCTGGGCGTCGTCGGGTTGGCCGCCGGCCGGTTGGTGGAACAGACGGGGCTGCCCGCGTTCGTGGGGGCGCATGTG belongs to Chloroflexota bacterium and includes:
- the recJ gene encoding single-stranded-DNA-specific exonuclease RecJ gives rise to the protein MSSLTGAVWDIRRRAPKELFARLEDVPPLAVQLLHNRGYGDEAAIREFLDGPLPPHDPYLLDGMEAAVARVTQALAQGERVYVYGDYDVDGVTGTALLLETFEMLGAAATPYIPERLTEGYGLNHDAVDAIGAQGPGLMVTVDCGIGSADEIARARSHGIDTIVTDHHPGDGADNGAVAVLNPNQPGGVYPFPGLSGVGVAYKLVQALAEEMPERLPYPEEFLDLVALGTVADMAPLRDENRTFVAEGLDALRQTQRRGLHALGEIARRPVSRVGAADIAFGYAPRLNAAGRLARADLALQLLRAGHTVEAESLAHELDNLNIERRRLTQLVIDAASAQIDPAEPLVFAIGDEFPLGVVGLAAGRLVEQTGLPAFVGAHVNGVVRGSARAPDGVVLADVLGTQANLLDAWGGHAQAAGFSVRPERVDALRDGLVRELERAGVQAPAEPRLDADCRVYPRTVTWETYELTQQLGPFGEAHAEPRFVVENVAIDETRVVGSTHLVLRFAELGADVEGIWFGQADLRHEIPPGRRCDAAFRLNLRTFNDETRLQMLIDDIRHTAA
- a CDS encoding sodium/proline symporter; this translates as MVDAWELAVFIAYFAVLIGIAVFRARRMRAMSDYVLGGRKLSSFTTALSASSSTTSAWTILALPALAFAGGVTHLWTVVALVAGSWICWTVVAKRLRRYTIAADDALTLPEFLEKRFGDTSHLLRTLAALLTILFVIFYVSSGLVAGAKLLESEFGVEYTPGILITLIAVASYTFIGGFLAVSRTDVFQSVLMLVGFMIVPLALIVVAGESLLRAGSDTPGFWNPLTDPDNNPVTPVMLLSAVGWGLGFFGSQRILQRFMAIEGESSIPAGRRIGTIWIALMYATAVVLGVIALPALTELDLLEAVADPERIYLVVAVAFFHPVITGLLMTTLIAAVMSTADSQLLLASAVAADDVPVLRRLTYSRAAYARVWIGRGLLVVIGIVAAVLALVAQESVLQLVTYAWGGMGAAFGPVTILALYWRRFNLWGASAAIVTGTLVSSIWWASSGGPGGVMDIHPATPGFVLGMIAAVAVSLLTPPPAAATVRTFDRVIGEREAAA